The sequence CATGTACTGGTTTTATGGTAAGACTAAAAAACAAATGAATTTGGGCAACATAAGGTACAGCAGTGAGGACCAGCATATTTAGCTGGCAGCTCAAAAAGAACTATTAGCATGATGAATGAAACATAAAGCCCTACTATAGTTTTGCTTCTGTTGTCCAAAAAGCAAAAGGTGAAATAATGGTGATTAAAACATACGTGCCAAAGCTGTTCAAACCTGCTAGCTGACAAAGACCAGAATAAATGTTTCATGCTTTCTAGTGAACAAATAATACGAACAGAGAAGCAAAAAAGCCAATGATTTAATGATTATGGAAACAAAGTGAGATTTTGACCTGGAGGAACTCTCATGGACCTTGATTGCTTTAATATGAAGACACACCTGACAATACAAAAGAGTATAATAAGATAACTTAAAATAAAATGTAATCTCAGAAACCAAGTGGTTCTGCAGAAGTCACTCACCTGGCCTGATGTGCTGTCAAGTGTATACCAAACTGGTCCACTCTGTACCTCAGACTCGACTGGAACAGTAACAGAACCAAGAACTGTGCTCTTCCATACAATGTCCCAGTCATATATTGTGACATTTATCTATAGAAGTGTACAGAACAAATGCATGAGAATGAGAGATATGAAATGTACAGATCTTCCTGCATTCAAAGGCCTTTTCAAATAAAATGGCATACATCTTTTGATGGGAACAGAACAATTGATCCGAGGCACCAATGCATCAAGACAATGGCAAAGCATCTTGGGACTACACTATATAAACTCGTGAGTATGCAATAATTTGAGTCAGGGTGAAGGAATATGGAAAGTTGCGAAACCACATGAAAGATGTGACAATATTGTTGTAGTACAAAAATGCatccacaattttttttagctaaAAAATGGTGCATTTAGCAGTTTGACTAGCTACAGCAAATGAATTGTGGTTTGCCATATTTTATTGTAACAACCACGACCAAACACTGCATCTTTTAAAAGAATCCAAACTATCTAGGAGAAAAGAAACTGGGAACAACCTTTACAGGAAGACTatcaacaaaaaaattgaattcCTCTCCCCACATTGGATTTCTTGAGCCAGGAACCATGGAGCTGTAAGGTGTAAACAGGGATAAAAGGGGGATGATTAGACCAGTTGAGCATTAGCTACGTTACATACATCTATAAATTTATCAAAGAGAACAATATTATGTTATATTCAAAATAGTGGTCATTTGAAGTGTTCCCCATGTCCACCTTCCACCATCGCTTTTCTCACAGAAACTTTTTCAGGAAAGCATGTGTATTAGTTATTTACGCATCCCTATCACAATCATCTAATTCCCCACACGTCTCCCTGATTTCACAAGACTTTTAGCATTTGACACAATCCTGAGGGCAATCACCCCTTGTTTCCACTCTTTTACTACCTATGATCGGCACTGCTAGATCCAAAGTCAGCTTATCCTGCTATTGTCCTATCTCTAATCAACCCTACATGCCCCAATTTACTAAAAATGTCTCAAACCACCCATGAGCTTATACAAAAATTAGGTAATAATGTTTCATTTATAGTGTTTTCCCTAGAACCTAGCTTATTTAATGCGCATAATATGTACAGCTTTACAAAGGCAATGAGGTTTTATCCCCCTCCTTTCGAAGCTTCAATTCAATAAAAAAGCATCACATCCAGTTATCACTTTTGCTCTAAATACCCTTTTTCTTAGCAAAGGTCTATCTAGCACTCTGTGTCCTTTGAAAGGGAAGATAGAATGTGGCCAAGGACAAAAGAATTACAGTCTGCCACATTTTGAAGTATGAGAAataggctagtgatgagactcCTTCCAAACCCATGTATGAGAACTTGAAACAACTCGAACAATCCAAATTAACAGGTTTTCTAATCGATAGCGTAGAAGAAAAGAAGATACACAAAAGTATCGAATGAATCAGTGTGATCACCTGAAACGCTTCTCTCCGCCACAAGTGATCAATGCATATGGGTCTGACGTCCCATTTAAGTTCGCCGCGATCAAATTCTTCGCGGCCAACAATTCGAGCTGAACAGACACATCAGAGTCACACAACTATCCACACCAAACAGCCGGCGGCACAACACAACAAAATCGAGACAAAAGGCTGATCCTGGTCACCTTCACCACATTCGCGGAGGGGCCGCTCGAGCCTCCCTTGTACTGCCCAATCCAATCCGCACACAACAAATCAAACGATCACAACATTAGCATCCGTGATCATCAACACCATATCGCCCAGATTCCCAGAAAGACCGAAACCCCAAACACAGCCGATACCTTGTCGGCGCCGTCGTGCTCCCGCACGAGGAGCAGCTCGTCGGAGCCGGCACCCCCCGCTGCCGGAGAGGGGCGCGGGTTGAGGAGCTCGTAGGCCGTGTAGAGCGCGACGAGGAACATCGCGGCGGCGCAGGTGACCTCGATCTCCCAGCATGTCGGGAGGAGAAACCcgagcgccgccaccgccggcgccCCTGCCTGCAGCGCCATGCCGACCGcacccgcgcccgcgcccgcgcccacGAGGAGGGTGCCGTGCCTAGGGTTTCGGGAGCGGGAGGGGCACGCGCGCGAGGTCCATGGGAGCGAGGAAGGAATGGGAGGAGCGAGGAGGTGGTGGTTATGGAGAGGGTCGACGAGGCGGAGAAGGTGGAAGCCGTCGGGCTCGCGGGGTACCCCCTCCCCCCTACTGGACCGCTCCAGTGGAAGGATCGGACGGCTGATGCTGCTTGACCGGGAGGTGGCGCGAATCGTGACGCGATGTGGGGAGGACGGGCTATGACGCTGGTCGCGTGGGCCCGCACAGGCGCCGGTCGGGCCGGGGGATTGACTTTGACCGTGCCGATGCACAGCGACGGGCCCGTCAGATCGAAGCCGTTTTTTCTTAGAACTTTCTCACCGGTTTCGCTACGTCAGATCGAAGCCGTTTTTCTTAGAACGCATCAGCCAATCGAATTCTAGGAGAAAAAAGATCCCGAAGAAGCTACCAATCTTCAGCAAGATGGTTCCTTTCTTATAACAAATCGTCTGCTTAATTTTCCATAGATTTGTAGACCTACCCAAGTACCCATCTTCagcacttggttttggttttcccCATACCAATCTTCAGTGTTCTATTTATCATTGAAATATGCTTGCAGTTACAGTGCAATTTTGCAACATATGCATTTTGTTAATGTATCAGTTTCTGCAAGTTTAATTCTTTAAATCTATGCGTCTTTGCAGTAAACCAAAACCATACCTCTTAATTCTTGTTCCATTGGTTTTTGTGTCAGTGCTCCTTTGTAAACCCTGCAGAAATCAATTCCAGTGGACAGAAATCTGATAGATAAGCAACCAACACTAACAAAGGGTTTTGTCCCAAGTAAGTTGTGTAGGCAAAACTATAAAATCCAGTGAACAGGAATATGATAGATCAGCAAAAACGAAAAATTACTTGAAGCATAAGTAGTAGCAAAACCGTCTGTTTGTTTCTCTTCACTTTGTAAATTCGGACAATGTATAGGTAGCAGCATCCGAAGAAAAGTGTTGCTGATCATAGCAAAAGTCTGGAGTCTGTGCCTCTCTAAGGTTCACTAGGTGATGACTCCGCTCTGCTTCCAGTACTTACCGTGCAgtgatttcaattttattttacaattttttttcaccagcgaaaagatcaaaatttataaaaattcataaattttttgtCATTCGCTCTGTGAATCCATATgttaatgaaaaaaatttcaaaattaaatattttgttcacataTTCACCGCGTGCATTTCGAGGGACCCGTACCCTCAATCCTGCAACGGATTCTCATGATTTTGCTTCGGCAAAGTCAGAGGTGGTACAGTAAATCGTGTGTGTAAACAGTAAAATACAGTTTATTACTGTAGCAAAGAAATGTAGCAGATACTGTTGAAAACGGGTTGAAAATGGTATTGTAGCACTAAATCCGGACTGTCCATTCGCGAGAAAATACCAACCGCGGTACTCTGACTTTGCCGAATGCGAATCCATCCTGCAACCTCTCACCATGTGCGGAGACGAGAACACTCGAAGCTGACGTGCCCGTACAACTACCTCTCCCCGGCCGCGTACGCCGGTACGTACGCGCCCTGCAGAGCGCGGCTTGATCGCCCTCTGGGGGAACCTCCGTCTCGTGTGTCCCGGCGACCGGGAACGCGAAGACGCCCCCAGGAACGACGAAGCCAACGCGAGTTGCCGCCGGAGCTTCGTGGGCGTGAGCGACCAGCCGCCGGAGCGGCTCGCGCCGGGCCGTTCGCTCAGTTTGGTCCGCTGCGGATGTGGCATCCATGTGGCGACCGCCAGCGGTTCCGGGGCATGCAAGGGATTTGGTCGTGTCGTCTTCCGGCAGTCCGGCACCGTCAACACGCGGAGCGGAGGAGGCCGTCGAGGTGCTCGACTGCTATGACTTCGGCGGTGGCCGTAAGCTGCGAGTCGACTGGGTTTATCCTCGTGTGCGCTGAGAGAGTCAGGAATGGAATCCTTTGTGTTGTGAGCTCATCGCTTGTACGGTCTTCATGCTTATGTGGCATCCTGATATGCAATATTTTGCTGACATGGCACACTAGTCAGCGCTACATATCCTCAAAACAATCAGCTTGCAGTAATAAATTTGAAAAAGACAGCATGCTGGCAGCTCAATATTTTATATCGTTTTCTATTGAAATTAAATTCGCTCTTTGCTCGATATTTTACTTATTGAGGAGCAAAACTAAAATGGGGACTTCTTTGTTATTGTTCATGTGTAAAAATCGACAAAACTAATTGCGGATCGAACTAAAACTGAGAAAGGCATAACTCATTGGCATATGCTAAGGGATATGTTGGTGGTGCCTTATCCAGTGTCAAGCTTGCAGCCAATGGCAACTTGACAGGACGCCTGCGTGGGGCCATATCTATCACCTctcttggttgcatttgcaGGAGACATGCATTCTACTGCTATTAGCATACAACATTCTCCATTCTGTGCGTCGCCAAGGCGGCAATGGCGCATACCATGCATCCCCTTTCCAcaacacaaaacaaaaacatcatTCTGAATATCCCTCAAAAATCTCCCGCTCTGAAGAATAGCAGCAATTTTTCTCTGGGAGCCAAATGCGAGGCCAGGAGGTCTGTGAAGAACATTTACATATTCAGTCATTTTTCTGTTCTTTATTTTTTGAGGCAAAACGACAGGGGGATCAGAACTTCCCCACCTGATCTAACTTCAAATCAATTGTTACCCAACGTATTACAACAAGACATGACGTAGTTACGCCTGATATTGCTTTTGAATGTGTTATTTTCCTCTTTCTGAAAATGTTCTTTGTTTGTTACAACATTGAGTCTTTGATGCATTGCTATTATAGGGCATTTCTGTGTGGCTTGAttgctgctggtgctggtgcaATGCTGGGCCCTGACATTGCTTCTGCTGCTTCTAAGAGGCGGTCGCCACCACCGGCGCCgacggaggagaagaaagaccCCAACGTTAGCGGGGTGCAGGCTAAAGTGCTTGCTAGCAGGAAGAGGAAGGAAGCCATGAAGGAAGCTGTGGCCAAGATGAGGGAGAAAGGGAAGCCCGTCGATAAGTGAAAGACTAGATAAGATAGCCTCATTTTGGCTGGAGAACTATAATTTACGAAGTGATAGAATTATTCACTTTCTGCGTACAGTTGACAATAAAAAAATGCTGATGCAATGTAACTATGTGTATCAGCTTCATTGCTGTTGCGGTGCATTTGTTTCATGCGAGCTCAGACTGTATGAATCCAGTTTAATATTTATAGTTGATCTGATATGTTGTTATTGAAATATCGTACTAGTACAATTCTATTCAATAATTGGATGCAATGAAAGCCAATGCTGAATGGATACATCGTTAACATGTTAAACGTAAAAACAGACACAACTTATAGGGAATACATACATGTATGAAACAATTTTCCATGGCTCCGCCTTCATTGCTCAGCTGTCACACTAGTGGGCGGATTTGGTTACTAGAGTACAATCAACTTGCCAACAAGGAACTTAGGTCGTCTAACGTGTACAGAGACTTGTCCTTGTAGTATCTTCATCATGTTCTCTTTCTCACCACAATTCTTCAGAAGAAGCTCCTTAAGGTTCAACAGGGATTGCACTCCGGACAAGCCCTTCTCTTTGTCTTGTAGTGATGGGCACTTGTTCACCCAAAGTTACTCAAGGTTAGGCATCGCACCTTTCTTGATTTCTACTGTCTCAATCCTCACTTGCCGTCAATATCAAGGAACTTGAGCTTAGGAATGTACTAATATGGAAAAGCAACGACTCCCCTACGTAAGAGTTTTCCCACAGGCCTAGCAAAGCCATGATACACAAGTTTTGAAGGCACAAGATGTCTTCTTCCTTCAGTTCTATCCCCAGTAGCTTCACCTTCGCTAAATCATCGAGTGAATTGATCCATTTAGGTAGCCTGCTGAGCTTACCACACAGCCTCAATGAAACTAGATGTTTTGGAACTCTTGATATTTGTGATGTATCCCTTTCCTGAAGAAATTCAAGTGAATCAGAGCGCACTTCGAGCTGTTGCAATCGGCGTAACTTGCCTATCGACCTGAACAGCTCCTGCCCTTCTTCCTCATTGAATCCTGTGACCCCTAACCTTAACGGGTTTGTTAGCTTCTCGAGCCCCCTGCCACACCATTGCCCCAGCCAACATTGACCACCCCCAACATGTGCAAGTTCTTTAACTTCTCAATTCCTTCTAGAGCCCTTAT is a genomic window of Phragmites australis chromosome 17, lpPhrAust1.1, whole genome shotgun sequence containing:
- the LOC133896641 gene encoding uncharacterized protein LOC133896641, producing MAHTMHPLSTTQNKNIILNIPQKSPALKNSSNFSLGAKCEARRAFLCGLIAAGAGAMLGPDIASAASKRRSPPPAPTEEKKDPNVSGVQAKVLASRKRKEAMKEAVAKMREKGKPVDK